A genomic segment from Juglans regia cultivar Chandler chromosome 14, Walnut 2.0, whole genome shotgun sequence encodes:
- the LOC108989632 gene encoding elongation factor 1-alpha-like yields the protein MGKEKFHINIVVIGHVDSGKSTTTGHLIYKLGGIDKRVIERFEKEAAEMNKRSFKYAWVLDKLKAERERGITIDIALWKFETTKYYCTVIDAPGHRDFIKNMITGTSQADCAVLIIDSTTGGFEAGISKDGQTREHALLAFTLGVKQMICCCNKMDATTPKYSKARYDEIVKEVSSYLKKVGYNPDKIPFVPISGFEGDNMIERSTNLDWYKGPTLLEALDLIQEPKRPSDKPLRLPLQDVYKIGGIGTVPVGRVETGVIKPGMVVTFGPTGLTTEVKSVEMHHEALLEALPGDNVGFNVKNVAVKDLKRGFVASNSKDDPAKEAANFTSQVIIMNHPGQIGNGYAPVLDCHTCHIAVKFAELLTKIDRRSGKELEKEPKFLKNGDAGMVKMIPTKPMVVETFSAYPPLGRFAVRDMRQTVAVGVIKSVEKKDPSGAKVTKSAAKKK from the exons ATGGGTAAGGAAAAGTTTCACATCAACATTGTGGTCATTGGTCACGTCGACTCTGGAAAGTCGACCACCACTGGGCACTTGATCTATAAGCTTGGCGGTATTGACAAGCGTGTCATCGAGAGGTTCGAGAAGGAGGCTGCTGAGATGAACAAGAGGTCATTCAAGTATGCTTGGGTGTTGGACAAGCTTAAGGCTGAACGTGAACGTGGTATTACCATTGACATTGCCTTGTGGAAATTTGAGACTACCAAGTACTACTGCACTGTCATTGATGCCCCTGGGCATCGTGACTTTATCAAGAACATGATCACTGGTACCTCACAGGCTGACTGTGCTGTCCTCATTATCGACTCCACCACTGGTGGTTTTGAAGCCGGTATCTCCAAGGATGGTCAGACCCGTGAGCATGCCTTGCTTGCCTTTACACTTGGTGTGAAGCAGATGATTTGCTGCTGTAACAAG ATGGATGCCACAACCCCTAAATATTCCAAGGCAAGGTACGATGAAATCGTTAAGGAAGTTTCATCCTATTTAAAGAAGGTTGGGTACAACCCTGACAAGATCCCCTTCGTCCCAATCTCTGGTTTTGAGGGCGACAACATGATTGAGAGGTCAACCAACCTTGACTGGTACAAGGGCCCCACCCTCCTTGAGGCTCTTGACTTGATCCAGGAGCCCAAGAGGCCCTCAGACAAGCCCCTCCGTCTGCCACTCCAGGACGTCTACAAGATTGGTGGCATTGGAACCGTCCCAGTTGGACGTGTGGAGACTGGTGTCATCAAGCCTGGTATGGTTGTGACCTTTGGCCCCACTGGACTGACGACTGAAGTTAAATCTGTGGAGATGCACCATGAAGCTCTCCTGGAGGCCCTTCCTGGTGACAATGTTGGCTTCAACGTGAAGAACGTAGCCGTGAAGGATCTGAAGCGTGGTTTTGTTGCTTCCAACTCCAAGGATGATCCTGCCAAGGAGGCAGCTAACTTCACCTCCCAGGTCATCATCATGAATCACCCTGGTCAGATCGGCAATGGTTATGCTCCAGTGCTTGACTGCCACACTTGCCACATTGCAGTTAAGTTTGCTGAGCTGTTGACTAAGATTGACAGGCGATCTGGTAAGGAGCTCGAGAAAGAGCCAAAATTTTTGAAGAATGGAGATGCAGGGATGGTGAAGATGATTCCCACCAAGCCAATGGTTGTCGAGACTTTTTCAGCTTATCCACCTCTCGGCCGTTTTGCCGTTAGGGACATGCGCCAGACCGTGGCTGTTGGTGTCATCAAGAGTGTTGAGAAGAAGGATCCAAGTGGTGCTAAGGTCACCAAGTCTGCTGCTAAGAAGAAGTGA